The Candidatus Thermoplasmatota archaeon genome segment CTGGATGTTTGAGTAAACCAAGTAAATGAAACAAATCAGCGCCTATCAAAACACCGATGGTCCCAGAAACATATGCAAGTGATGCCGCCTGACGGAAGTTTCTCCACAACATTATAACTGAGAGGATGCTAGCTAAGAAAGCTGGTACTAACCATAGAGGAAAATGTGAAACTATGCCTCTGCTGGGATCAGAGTATGTGACAAAAAAGGTTACTATTGCAACAACTATTATACCAAGGCAGAGTTTTTTAGTTGGTAGTTTCTTTTTAATCACTAAATAAATACTTAGTAGTATAGGTATTATTGCACCGCCTGTGTTAATACCTACAACCCAGTTGTTGTAGGTGAATAATTGGATGTTCGCAAAACTGAAACCAATATATTCATCTATTATGCCATATCCTAAAATGAAGGATACAAGGATGATTATTGTTGCTTCTATTGATGAGAAACCCATGTCTT includes the following:
- a CDS encoding DUF1614 domain-containing protein, with product MLAITLTELGLYILYVSIPILILYIAYLVTTKAFKDMGFSSIEATIIILVSFILGYGIIDEYIGFSFANIQLFTYNNWVVGINTGGAIIPILLSIYLVIKKKLPTKKLCLGIIVVAIVTFFVTYSDPSRGIVSHFPLWLVPAFLASILSVIMLWRNFRQAASLAYVSGTIGVLIGADLFHLLGLLKHPVQNNTPAVIGGANVFDMVFITGILAVIVDGLLMYKKKTREKKV